The Paenibacillus sp. FSL R7-0345 DNA segment ATACGACAGGAGCAGCAGGCTCCTTCTCTGACACTAAGGGTCATTGGGCAGATGCCTATATCACGGGATTACAACGTGCAGGTATCGTGAACGGTGCCGGGAACGGCAAGTTCAATCCTAACCAGGAGATCACCCGCGCCGAGATGGCTGCAATCCTGGCCCGTGTACTGGATATGAGTGCACCTGCCAGCGCAGCGCAATTCTCGGATCTCAGCAATCATTGGGCTGCAGACAGTATTGAGCAGCTTAGCAGAGCAGGTATCGTATCCGGTATGGGCGATGGTAAGTTTGCACCGAACGATACAGCTACCCGCAATCAGTCGGTAACGATTATTATGCGGATGCTGAATATCGTGCTTGATCTGGGTCTGGAGCTGTAGGACAGCTGATTTTAGAATCTCCACTTTAAATGCTGTTTGTGTCAGGTGAAATGAAGCGTTGACAGCAGAAATGAGGGGGCACCGATAAGCGGTGCTCCCTTTTTTGCTTATCCGGGATAACTAAAATTAGGGGATATCAAAACTGTGACCACATTCGTAGATATGAAGGCAACGTTGCTCATATAGTGGAGTTGCGGTCCATTTTGTTAGGTAATTTATTCAAATATGAACGGAGAGGAGCTTTACTATGATAATGGATAAAAAAGTTCTGCTGGCAGCCATCTTATCCTTATTTTTTGTAGTCCTTGTTCCCTATTCAACACCCGTAATTTATGCAGATCAGACTTTAAAAGTAATCTCAATATCAGTAGCAGGTCCGGCAAGAGCATTAAAGCCGAAACAGACCTATCAGTTAAAACCGGACGTAGTCACCTTACCACAAGACAGCAATGTAAAAATTGCGTACTCCTCGGCCAATACTCAGGTAGCAACAGTAAATATGAGCGGTCTTGTAACAGCTGTCAGCCCGGGGAAGGCCATTATATATGCCAGCTCGGGCGGAAAAAGTACATATGCTGTAATCAAGGTGGATTCAAGTGCAGTAAAACTCACTACAGGGCTGTGGGTGGAAAAGAAGAATATTAAAAAGCCAAAAGAACAGCTGTTAACAGAGGGTGCCGTTTATTTTAAACTCAAGAGTTTCGATAATCATGTGTTGACCGGACATTTTTTTGCCGTTAGTGCTCCTCCATCCAATCGGATAGCTGATGTTGAAATCAAGACAACACTGAAGAACGGCAAGGGAAGCTTCTCCTATACGGATGACGGCTGGGGGAACAGCGGGGAAGGAACTGTAGAAATGAAGGGCGGCACTCTTGAATTCAGCTTTAAGGAAACCCAATCAGACAGCATGGCAATGTGGCAGCTTGGAACGCATATTTTTATATTGTACAAATCTGAAAGTTAAATCCCCGATTTTTGCCTAACCTCCAATACTCCTTTATAATGATAGGCCAATGCTTCTAGACAGGAGGAAACTATGGCTTTTATTAAAAATCAGCTGGCGGAGTTTGGTGTAGGCGGGGTGATGCTGGATTATCTTTCGAATCTAATCATGGTTGCTTTTATAGCGCTGCTCTGTGTACTGGCTAATTTTGTAGTCAAAAAGCTGGTGCTGCGGGTCATCATTCACATCATCAATAACAACCGGTACACGTGGGATAACATTATTCTGGAGAAAAAGGTGTTCCACAAGCTGTCCCATCTGGCGCCCGCCTTCATTATCTACTACTCGGCTGCTATTTTTCCGTTATATCAGTCTCTGATTGAAAAAGCGGCAATGACCTATATGATTATCGTAACGATCACGGTACTGAATGCGCTGCTTGATGCGGTTGATGCGATTTACCGTACCTTTGATGTCTCCAGGATCAGACCGATTAAGGGCTACATTCAGGTTGCCAAAATCATTCTGTTCATCATCGGTGCTATTGTGGTAATCGCAAATCTGATCGGACAAAATCCGCTGATCATCCTTAGCGGGCTGGGCGCCTTGTCAGCGGTGCTGATGCTGATCTTTAAGGATTCCATACTGGGTCTGGTGGCGGGCGTCCAGCTGTCCTCCAATGACATGGTGCGGGTGGGCGACTGGATTGAAATGCCCAAATATAATGCGGACGGTGAGGTCATCGACATTACCCTGAACACCGTGAAGGTCATGAATTTTGATAAAACGATTACGATGATTCCCAGCTACGCCCTCATTTCGGACTCCTTCAGGAACTGGAGAGGCATGCAGGTGTCCGGCGGCAGACGGATCAAACGGAGCGTATATATTGATACGAGCAGCGTGTGCTTTTGCACCCGGGAAATGATTGATGAGTTTCAGAAAATCCATTATCTCAGTGATTATGTAACAGCGAAATTAAGCGAGATCAAGGCCTATAATATTGAGCATCAAGTGAATATGGAGAGCAATGTGAACGGAAGACAGCTCACGAATATCGGCGTATTCAGGGCTTACATTCAGGAATACCTGCGGAATCATCCGAAAATTCATAAGGATATGACCCTGCTCGTCCGCCAGCTGGCTCCGGGTGATAACGGGCTGCCTCTTGAGATCTACGCATTCAGCAATGATACCACCTGGGGGGTGTATGAGTCGGTGCAGGCGGATATTTTTGATCATATTTTTGCGGTTATCCCCACCTTCGGGCTGCGGGTGTTCCAGAATCCGACCGGCCATGATATTGTTCATCTAAAAGAGAAAGCGGAGCTTCAAACGATCATTCCCCTGTCAAATAATCATTAATCCAGAATTCTGCAATGCAGCTTGCGATATGAGTAAATGATTGTATCGCAACCCCATACACGAGGATATGCTGAGGTTGTTTCAGGACCTAATTTGTGGGAGGGAATGAAGTGAAGAAGAGAACGGCAAGGGTAACGGGGATTTTGCTTTTATTTACAATGGCCTTATCTTTGGTGGCCGGCAACTGGGCAAACCCTACGGCACATGCAGCAGGTGTGTCCATTACGGAAAGCGGGGGCTGGAATGAAACGGCTTATACGGAGTGGTCGCCGGTAAGCGGTGCAACGGGTTATAACGTATATGTGAAGCAGGCAGGCGCAGCGGACTCGCAGTATCAGCAGCTGGATAATCAGTTAATCCGCAACTACGCCTCCTACTGGAGAGCGGATGCAGTCGGGCTGGCCGCCGGGAGCTATGTAATGAAGGTAGAGGCTGTACTGTCAGGAGGAGGAACCGCCAGCAGTGTAACAGGTACGCTTAATGTGGCGGCGCATGACCGGTCGGGGTTTGCTTTTTCACCAAGCTCTCCCTTCGGCACGGGTTCTGGTGCTTATAATGCGAACGGGACGCTGAGAACTGGCGCGCAAGTCCTTTATGTCACCTCACAAACGGCCCAAACGGTAACCCTGCCTGTCAAAACCAGCAGCTCAGGTGCAGTGCAGACCGGCGTTGGCCTCGGCGAGATTTTGAACCTCAGACAAAAGGGTTATGATACGACTCCGCTGGCGATCCGGATTATCGGAAAGGTAACAGCGGCCGACCTGAGCGGACAGCTGAACAGCAGCGGCTACCTGCAGGTCAAAGGCAAAAATAACTACTCGGAAATGAACATCACCATCGAAGGGATCGGCCGGGATGCTTATGCGTACGGCTGGGGACTGCTCCTCCGTTACGTAGGCAACGTGGAAGTGAGAAACCTGGGGCTGATGCTGTTCCCGGACGACGGCGTCTCGATGGATAGCGGAAATGCGAATGTGTGGGTGCATAATAATGATCTTTTTTACGGGGCGGCAGGCGGAGAT contains these protein-coding regions:
- a CDS encoding Ig-like domain-containing protein: MDKKVLLAAILSLFFVVLVPYSTPVIYADQTLKVISISVAGPARALKPKQTYQLKPDVVTLPQDSNVKIAYSSANTQVATVNMSGLVTAVSPGKAIIYASSGGKSTYAVIKVDSSAVKLTTGLWVEKKNIKKPKEQLLTEGAVYFKLKSFDNHVLTGHFFAVSAPPSNRIADVEIKTTLKNGKGSFSYTDDGWGNSGEGTVEMKGGTLEFSFKETQSDSMAMWQLGTHIFILYKSES
- a CDS encoding mechanosensitive ion channel domain-containing protein, which translates into the protein MAFIKNQLAEFGVGGVMLDYLSNLIMVAFIALLCVLANFVVKKLVLRVIIHIINNNRYTWDNIILEKKVFHKLSHLAPAFIIYYSAAIFPLYQSLIEKAAMTYMIIVTITVLNALLDAVDAIYRTFDVSRIRPIKGYIQVAKIILFIIGAIVVIANLIGQNPLIILSGLGALSAVLMLIFKDSILGLVAGVQLSSNDMVRVGDWIEMPKYNADGEVIDITLNTVKVMNFDKTITMIPSYALISDSFRNWRGMQVSGGRRIKRSVYIDTSSVCFCTREMIDEFQKIHYLSDYVTAKLSEIKAYNIEHQVNMESNVNGRQLTNIGVFRAYIQEYLRNHPKIHKDMTLLVRQLAPGDNGLPLEIYAFSNDTTWGVYESVQADIFDHIFAVIPTFGLRVFQNPTGHDIVHLKEKAELQTIIPLSNNH